In the genome of Pseudomonas fluorescens, the window GCGATACAGTAGTATTCGTTGAAGTCCGCTACAGAAAAAACACTCAATGGGGTGGCGCGCTCGATAGCATCGATGAGCGCAAACGGCAAAAACTGATTTTCGCCGCGCAATATTTTCTTCAGCGCGAGCCGCGCTGGGCCAATTCCCCTTGCCGCTTCGACGTGATTGCCATCGACAGCAACCTCGATCAATTGAACTGGCTACAGAATGCCTTCGACGGCTGATCGCCGGCATTGCGAACCGGACACTATCACCCAACACTTTTGCTCTTTGCTTTGCGGGCTGCACATTCACGTGCCGAACAGCCGCGCTACTTAAGGTCACACAGATGGACATGCAATCGCGAATTCGCCAGCTTTTTCAGGCCAGTATCGACACCAAGCAACAGGCGATGGAAGTACTTGCACCGCACATCGAGCAAGCCAGCCAGGTCATGGTCAACGCCCTGCTCAACGAAGGCAAAATGCTTTCCTGCGGTAACGGTGGCTCTGCCGGCGATGCCCAGCACTTCTCGTCCGAGCTGCTCAATCGCTTTGAGCGCGAGCGCCCGAGCCTGCCGGCCATCGCCCTGACGACCGACAGCTCGACGATCACCTCGATCGCCAACGACTACAGCTACAACGAAATCTTCTCCAAGCAGATCCGTGCACTCGGCCAACCCGGCGATGTGCTGCTGGCCATCTCCACCAGCGGCAACTCGGCCAACATAATTCAAGCGATCCAGGCCGCACATGATCGCGAAATGATTGTCGTAGCATTGACGGGACGTGATGGCGGCGGCATGGCGT includes:
- a CDS encoding YraN family protein, with amino-acid sequence MPDRSRQQSGKDAERHALEHLQQQGLRLLAQNWLCKRGELDLVMLDGDTVVFVEVRYRKNTQWGGALDSIDERKRQKLIFAAQYFLQREPRWANSPCRFDVIAIDSNLDQLNWLQNAFDG
- a CDS encoding phosphoheptose isomerase, whose translation is MDMQSRIRQLFQASIDTKQQAMEVLAPHIEQASQVMVNALLNEGKMLSCGNGGSAGDAQHFSSELLNRFERERPSLPAIALTTDSSTITSIANDYSYNEIFSKQIRALGQPGDVLLAISTSGNSANIIQAIQAAHDREMIVVALTGRDGGGMASLLLPEDVEIRVPANVTARIQEVHLLAIHCLCDLIDSQLFGSEE